From the Bacteroidia bacterium genome, one window contains:
- a CDS encoding PorV/PorQ family protein, whose protein sequence is MNTLLRSLLLTLLLFGATPLLHAQSKVGTTAAQFLGIGVGPRANSMGGAFVAMSGDASAMYWNPGALSRIGHSQVMASHTDWLVETDLNWIGITLALDSDNALGISLTQLDLGEDDVTTVQRPEGTGERWSAQDIAFTISYARNLTDRFSIGASFKYISQHIWNESASSIAFDVGLLFTTPFDGLRLGMSLSNFGGDMRMDGKDLTRRIDLDPDNTGNNETIVANLKTDSWELPLFFRAGVSYDVHRGEILRATLAADAVRPNDNAEHVNLGGEVAFREMFFVRAGWKALFMDDAEEGFTAGIGLHYPLFGATAATLDYSYQEFGIFKNVQTITLSVDF, encoded by the coding sequence ATGAACACACTGCTTCGATCCCTTCTGCTGACTCTGCTCCTCTTCGGAGCGACTCCCCTGCTGCATGCACAGAGCAAGGTGGGCACAACCGCCGCGCAGTTTCTGGGCATCGGCGTCGGTCCGCGCGCCAACAGCATGGGCGGCGCATTTGTCGCCATGAGTGGCGACGCCTCCGCGATGTACTGGAATCCCGGAGCGCTGTCGCGTATCGGACATTCACAGGTCATGGCTTCGCACACGGACTGGCTTGTGGAGACCGATCTCAATTGGATCGGTATAACGTTGGCGCTGGATTCGGACAATGCTCTCGGCATCAGTCTGACACAGCTCGATCTCGGAGAGGACGACGTCACGACCGTCCAGCGGCCGGAAGGAACCGGTGAGCGCTGGAGCGCACAGGACATCGCTTTTACGATCAGTTACGCACGCAACCTGACCGACCGTTTCTCGATTGGTGCATCCTTCAAGTACATTTCGCAGCACATCTGGAACGAGAGTGCGTCGAGCATCGCTTTCGACGTCGGTCTGTTGTTCACCACACCGTTCGACGGGTTACGACTGGGCATGAGTCTCAGCAATTTCGGTGGCGACATGCGTATGGACGGCAAGGATCTCACGCGGCGCATCGATCTCGATCCCGACAATACGGGAAACAACGAGACAATTGTGGCGAATCTGAAAACGGATTCCTGGGAACTGCCCTTGTTCTTCCGCGCAGGAGTATCCTACGACGTGCATCGCGGTGAGATACTGCGCGCGACGCTGGCTGCAGATGCGGTTCGTCCGAACGACAATGCGGAGCATGTCAATCTCGGCGGCGAGGTCGCTTTCCGTGAAATGTTCTTCGTGCGTGCGGGCTGGAAGGCCTTGTTCATGGATGACGCGGAAGAAGGATTTACCGCCGGAATCGGTTTACACTATCCCCTCTTCGGCGCAACCGCCGCGACACTGGACTATTCGTATCAGGAATTCGGCATTTTCAAAAACGTTCAGACCATCACGTTGAGCGTCGATTTCTGA
- a CDS encoding TonB-dependent receptor, whose translation MKQCYIILFLFILLPGSLFAAAGKIAGKVTDKTTGEGIPGVNVVLAGTTLGAATNLDGEYTILNVPPGTYQLKFSAIGYSPVTVNDVRVNIDLTTRINAQLGESVVALEEEVVITATRPLVRKDLTASTAVVGQEEIEALPVTEVSEVLSLQAGYIDGHVRGGRRGEVAYWIDGVPVTDAYDGGTVVEVNKNQVQELQLVSGAFNAEYGQALSGIVNIATRDGSNTFSGSFSTYIGDYLSANDDIFKGIDEVQPTAIHNFDLTLNGPVLRDRIFFTATGRYVKFGGWLHGYRKYNPANIAYIDSAGTFIESRDPATGLGNGEMVEMNGSEKFYGQAKLSFRISNALKFWYQYIHDDVTYQDFNSFYFLNPGGNPTSYRVGMTHLAQLTHLLSDKTFYTVGLSLFQKDFTRSVFEDPFDPRYVHPNLASPVTAYSYATGGMDMQYFERSTQTLVGKWDITSQVTQQHLVKAGIQASMHDIFYNDITLRPAEDQTDFDFAKSDPFIRTRILDISTVFRNEYTRTPKEFAAYIQDKMEFDDLIINLGLRFDLFDPDGRILADPTDPNIYDPIRPVNRYRDINGNGVQDANEPSLTVEEREAYWWKDASVKYKFSPRFGAAFPITERGVLHFSYGHFFQIPRFELMYTNALYKIGSGTGNQGTVGNADLEPEKTVNAEIGLQQQLTDDISVDVTAYIRDTRDLAGTRAEQITVFGGASTYSQVVNSDFAYTRGLVFSFTKRFADGIAASLDYTFQIARGTASDPYSAQQAAARGDLPDVQLTPLEWDQRHTVNGSVSYNGPSYGGSLILQFGNGMPYTPRRSEDITSLITNSQLKPSTLNADLRLYKTLQLAFLNTTIFLRVFNLFDALNEVGVYDDTGRAGYTTDLARIKAQNTPELVNSIDDWFINRSHYSEPRRVEIGLTIDF comes from the coding sequence ATGAAACAGTGCTACATCATTTTATTTCTCTTCATACTTCTCCCGGGATCGCTGTTCGCGGCTGCGGGCAAAATTGCGGGAAAGGTCACGGACAAGACGACCGGCGAAGGAATTCCCGGCGTCAACGTTGTGCTTGCCGGGACGACGCTCGGCGCCGCAACAAATCTCGATGGCGAGTACACCATACTCAACGTTCCCCCCGGGACGTATCAATTGAAATTTTCCGCCATCGGGTATTCGCCGGTCACGGTCAATGATGTCCGTGTGAACATCGACCTCACGACGCGCATCAACGCACAGCTCGGGGAGTCCGTCGTCGCGTTGGAAGAGGAAGTCGTGATTACAGCCACCCGCCCTCTCGTGCGCAAAGATCTGACCGCATCCACCGCTGTCGTCGGCCAGGAGGAAATCGAGGCGCTGCCCGTCACCGAAGTGAGCGAAGTGCTCAGTCTGCAAGCCGGCTATATTGACGGCCATGTACGCGGAGGACGTCGCGGCGAGGTGGCGTATTGGATCGACGGTGTTCCCGTCACCGACGCCTACGACGGAGGGACGGTGGTGGAAGTCAACAAGAATCAGGTCCAGGAACTGCAACTCGTCAGCGGCGCTTTCAACGCCGAGTACGGACAAGCGCTGTCCGGTATTGTCAATATCGCCACACGCGACGGCAGCAATACGTTCAGCGGGAGTTTCAGCACCTATATCGGCGACTACCTCAGCGCGAACGACGACATTTTCAAGGGGATTGACGAGGTTCAACCCACGGCGATACACAATTTCGACCTCACACTGAACGGACCCGTGCTGCGCGACCGCATATTCTTCACCGCAACGGGCCGTTACGTCAAATTCGGGGGCTGGCTGCACGGGTATCGCAAGTACAATCCCGCCAACATCGCGTATATCGACAGCGCGGGGACGTTTATCGAAAGCCGTGATCCGGCGACGGGCCTCGGAAACGGCGAAATGGTAGAGATGAACGGCAGCGAGAAGTTTTACGGCCAGGCCAAGCTGAGTTTCCGCATTTCCAACGCGCTGAAGTTCTGGTATCAGTACATTCACGATGACGTCACGTATCAGGATTTCAATTCCTTTTACTTCCTGAATCCCGGCGGCAATCCGACAAGTTACCGCGTCGGAATGACGCATCTCGCACAGCTCACGCATCTGCTGTCCGACAAGACGTTTTATACCGTCGGTCTTTCGCTGTTTCAGAAAGATTTCACACGGTCGGTGTTCGAAGATCCATTCGATCCCCGTTACGTGCATCCGAATCTTGCTTCCCCGGTCACCGCATACAGTTATGCGACCGGCGGCATGGACATGCAGTATTTCGAGCGCAGCACACAGACGCTCGTCGGAAAATGGGACATCACCAGTCAGGTCACGCAGCAGCACCTGGTGAAGGCGGGCATTCAGGCGAGTATGCACGACATTTTTTACAACGACATCACCCTGCGACCCGCGGAGGATCAGACCGATTTCGATTTCGCGAAAAGCGATCCCTTCATCCGCACCCGCATTCTCGATATCAGCACTGTGTTCCGGAACGAATACACGCGGACGCCGAAGGAATTCGCCGCGTACATACAGGATAAAATGGAGTTTGATGACCTCATCATCAATCTCGGGCTGCGTTTCGACCTCTTCGATCCGGACGGCCGCATACTCGCGGATCCCACGGATCCGAACATTTACGATCCGATCAGGCCGGTGAACCGGTATCGCGATATCAACGGAAACGGCGTGCAGGACGCGAATGAACCCTCGCTCACGGTGGAAGAGCGTGAAGCCTACTGGTGGAAGGATGCCTCGGTGAAATACAAGTTCAGCCCACGCTTCGGGGCGGCCTTCCCCATAACCGAGCGCGGTGTGCTGCATTTTTCCTACGGACATTTTTTCCAGATCCCCCGCTTCGAGCTGATGTACACCAACGCGCTGTACAAAATCGGTTCGGGTACAGGGAATCAGGGCACAGTCGGAAACGCAGACCTCGAACCGGAAAAAACCGTGAACGCCGAAATCGGTCTGCAGCAACAGCTCACGGACGACATTTCGGTGGACGTCACCGCGTACATACGCGATACCCGCGACCTGGCGGGAACGCGCGCGGAGCAGATTACCGTGTTCGGTGGCGCTTCGACCTACTCGCAGGTTGTCAACAGTGATTTTGCGTATACGCGCGGACTGGTGTTCTCCTTTACCAAGCGCTTTGCCGACGGTATCGCAGCATCGCTGGACTACACTTTCCAGATCGCCCGCGGCACCGCATCCGATCCCTATTCCGCGCAGCAGGCGGCTGCCCGCGGCGACCTGCCGGATGTTCAGCTCACACCCCTGGAGTGGGATCAGCGTCATACCGTCAATGGCTCCGTTTCGTACAACGGTCCTTCGTACGGCGGCAGTCTCATACTGCAATTCGGTAACGGCATGCCCTATACGCCGCGGCGCAGCGAGGACATCACATCGCTGATCACCAACAGCCAGCTGAAGCCCTCGACATTGAACGCCGATCTTCGCTTATACAAGACCCTGCAGCTCGCATTTCTCAATACCACGATCTTCCTCCGCGTGTTCAACCTCTTCGACGCGCTGAATGAAGTCGGCGTGTACGACGACACCGGCCGTGCCGGGTACACAACGGACCTTGCGCGCATCAAAGCCCAGAACACCCCCGAACTGGTGAACAGCATTGACGACTGGTTCATCAATCGCAGCCATTATTCCGAGCCTCGGCGCGTCGAGATCGGTCTTACCATCGATTTCTGA
- a CDS encoding LacI family transcriptional regulator, translated as MGVTIYDIAREANVGVGTVSRVLNNHPSVSDSTREHVLKIARGLDYSPNASAQRLARRKSKTITAIMPYITNNFFVELLSGVQDRLFEDDYDLLLYGVNHPKQIDNYLQRSLRAGHSDGMLIASIDLPADYTRIYLKNNFPIILVDRYHEFFDCFYIENSAGACTATRYLISLGHTRIAMITGFPESTPSRERSHGYQQAIAEYSFVHDIGVFSPERETHNDGFTRNAGHEVMSRLLHRPESERPTAVFIASDIQAIGALHAIKEAGLRCPDDISIVSFDDIELARYYDLTTMRQPIRKLGELATERLFERLEMPELEPAHRCFTPELIIRHTAGPPPSGSLNT; from the coding sequence TTGGGCGTTACCATCTATGACATCGCCAGAGAAGCCAACGTTGGCGTTGGAACCGTTTCCAGAGTCCTCAATAACCATCCCTCCGTGTCCGATTCAACACGCGAGCATGTATTGAAAATCGCCCGGGGATTGGACTATAGCCCGAATGCATCGGCGCAGCGTCTCGCAAGAAGGAAAAGCAAGACCATAACCGCGATCATGCCGTACATCACCAACAATTTTTTTGTGGAACTGTTGAGCGGTGTGCAAGACCGTCTGTTCGAAGATGATTATGATCTTCTTTTGTACGGCGTCAATCATCCAAAACAGATCGATAACTATTTGCAGCGATCGCTGCGTGCCGGTCATTCGGACGGAATGCTGATCGCGTCGATAGATCTGCCGGCCGATTACACGCGCATTTATCTGAAAAACAATTTTCCGATCATTCTCGTGGATCGTTACCACGAATTCTTCGATTGCTTTTATATCGAGAATTCCGCCGGAGCATGCACGGCGACGCGCTACCTGATTTCGCTCGGACATACACGGATTGCGATGATCACGGGCTTTCCGGAATCGACACCTTCGCGTGAACGTTCGCACGGATATCAGCAAGCGATCGCGGAGTACAGCTTCGTCCACGACATCGGCGTGTTCAGTCCGGAACGCGAAACGCATAATGACGGATTCACCCGAAACGCCGGCCACGAAGTCATGAGCAGACTTTTGCACCGTCCGGAGAGTGAACGTCCCACCGCAGTCTTTATTGCGAGCGACATTCAGGCCATCGGAGCGCTTCATGCGATCAAGGAGGCCGGTCTCCGATGTCCCGACGACATCTCCATCGTGAGTTTCGACGATATCGAACTGGCCCGCTATTATGATTTAACGACAATGCGACAGCCCATTCGCAAGCTCGGCGAGTTGGCGACGGAACGGCTCTTCGAGCGGCTCGAGATGCCCGAACTCGAACCTGCGCATCGCTGCTTCACGCCGGAACTGATTATCCGCCATACGGCGGGTCCTCCTCCCTCTGGATCCCTGAACACCTGA
- a CDS encoding S46 family peptidase — protein sequence MSNLFHRLRALLATLAIAALLGGCGAGTQTLSDYDTARKAELETIKAGRFDGGRMWTFEYPPLDYFGQTYGFRPDNAWMEDARLSSLRMSTGCSASFVSADGLVMTNHHCSRTALVAIQKDGEILLDSGFFAPTLADERKVPNVYFDQLLEIRDVTKDIHAVMDAASTDKDRVAARDAKIKEIQAAAEEETKLRAQVVTLYNGGKYSLYLYRRFNDCRIVFAPELQTAHYGGEHDNFTYPRYSLDVTFFRIYDEEGKPYKPENWFEWSKSGAREDELVFVIGNPGSTNRLSTTEQLEYFRDVQYPAIFELINNRMDVLLNYSEMNPDKRQELRTDILSMSNSQKAYAGRLSGLRDDVLMQRRRDFDKQFKSAVMSRPELKAKYGHVWDEIAETRRKLRSISGDLYGLRMNGIGVADHLAKAGQLVRLATELRKKEDERQDPYKGQTLELTRRAMGKPVSADPALERLTLERQLHVMMKQLGAEDPVVVAALRGRDAKSAAQSMVSGSMLSDSVRLAALIAGAPESIMTSEDPFIVIARMAMPRLEKAIEINNGVSAADQVNRTLLGRALFDVYGTEIPPDATFTLRIADGVVKGYDYNGTKAPAYTTFYGMYDRYKSFPGRHDWELPERWKTPPATMNLATPLNFASTNDIIGGNSGSPMINKNQEVVGLIFDGNIESLPGDFIFAEDRGNRTVSVHSAGIMEAVRHIFKAERVARELELGRIP from the coding sequence ATGTCGAATCTTTTTCATCGCTTACGCGCCCTCCTCGCAACGCTTGCCATCGCGGCACTTCTGGGAGGTTGTGGCGCGGGAACGCAGACACTGTCGGATTATGACACCGCGAGAAAGGCGGAGTTAGAGACGATCAAGGCCGGCCGTTTCGACGGCGGCCGTATGTGGACTTTCGAATATCCACCTCTGGACTACTTTGGTCAGACCTACGGTTTCCGTCCGGATAATGCCTGGATGGAGGACGCAAGGCTTTCTTCGCTCCGCATGTCCACAGGGTGCTCCGCATCCTTCGTCAGCGCGGATGGACTTGTCATGACCAATCATCACTGCTCTCGCACCGCTTTGGTGGCCATTCAGAAGGATGGAGAAATCCTGCTCGATTCGGGATTTTTCGCTCCCACGCTTGCCGACGAAAGAAAGGTTCCGAACGTCTATTTCGACCAACTCCTCGAGATACGCGACGTCACAAAGGATATCCATGCTGTCATGGATGCCGCTTCGACGGACAAGGACAGGGTGGCCGCGCGTGATGCAAAAATCAAGGAGATTCAGGCGGCAGCCGAGGAAGAGACCAAGCTGCGCGCGCAGGTGGTTACCCTATACAACGGCGGCAAATACTCGCTCTACCTGTATCGCCGTTTCAACGATTGCCGCATCGTGTTCGCGCCCGAACTGCAGACCGCACACTACGGCGGAGAGCACGACAACTTCACCTATCCGCGTTACAGTCTTGACGTAACCTTTTTCCGTATTTACGACGAGGAAGGGAAGCCGTACAAGCCGGAAAATTGGTTCGAGTGGAGTAAAAGCGGCGCGCGTGAGGATGAACTGGTATTCGTGATCGGGAATCCCGGAAGCACCAACCGCCTGAGCACCACCGAGCAGCTCGAGTATTTCCGCGATGTGCAGTATCCTGCGATCTTCGAATTGATCAACAACCGTATGGATGTGCTTCTCAACTATTCCGAAATGAATCCGGACAAACGTCAGGAACTGCGTACGGATATTCTGAGCATGTCCAATAGCCAGAAAGCCTACGCAGGGCGTCTGAGCGGGCTTCGCGACGATGTGCTCATGCAGCGGAGACGGGATTTCGACAAACAGTTCAAATCCGCTGTGATGAGTCGCCCCGAACTCAAAGCGAAATACGGTCATGTCTGGGACGAAATTGCCGAAACGCGCCGCAAGCTCCGTTCCATTTCGGGCGACTTGTACGGTCTGCGCATGAACGGTATCGGCGTCGCCGATCACCTCGCCAAAGCCGGCCAGCTCGTGCGGCTCGCCACGGAACTGCGTAAAAAGGAAGACGAACGTCAGGATCCCTACAAGGGCCAGACGCTTGAACTGACCCGACGCGCGATGGGGAAACCGGTGTCCGCCGATCCTGCCCTCGAGCGCCTGACACTGGAGCGTCAACTGCATGTGATGATGAAACAGCTTGGGGCGGAAGATCCTGTTGTCGTCGCGGCCCTGCGCGGACGTGATGCGAAAAGCGCCGCGCAGTCCATGGTCTCCGGCAGCATGCTCTCCGATTCGGTACGTCTCGCGGCCCTCATTGCCGGCGCACCCGAGTCCATCATGACATCGGAAGATCCGTTCATTGTGATAGCCCGCATGGCGATGCCCCGGCTCGAAAAGGCGATAGAGATCAATAATGGCGTCAGTGCGGCCGATCAGGTGAATCGCACCCTTCTGGGGCGCGCACTTTTTGACGTGTATGGCACTGAGATCCCGCCGGATGCGACCTTCACGTTGCGTATCGCCGATGGCGTCGTGAAGGGCTACGACTACAACGGTACGAAAGCCCCCGCCTACACGACATTCTACGGCATGTACGACCGGTACAAGAGCTTCCCGGGTCGACACGACTGGGAGCTTCCCGAACGGTGGAAAACACCTCCCGCGACCATGAATCTTGCGACACCACTGAACTTCGCGTCCACCAACGACATTATCGGGGGCAATTCCGGTAGTCCGATGATCAACAAAAACCAGGAAGTCGTCGGTCTGATCTTCGATGGCAATATTGAAAGTCTCCCCGGAGATTTCATCTTCGCCGAGGACAGAGGCAACCGAACTGTGTCCGTGCATTCCGCCGGCATTATGGAAGCCGTTCGGCATATTTTCAAAGCCGAGCGTGTTGCACGCGAGCTGGAACTGGGACGAATCCCCTGA
- a CDS encoding S46 family peptidase codes for MRLPVQKGILLILAVTFLVGCGGSQELTPYEKQKQEALSSIEAGRFDNGRMWTFDYPPMQYFREQYNFTPDQQWMDDVRMSALRFATYCSASFVSEDGLVMTNHHCGREAVTSATQPGEDLSKNGFIAQTLADERKVEDLFVEQLVEIRDVTDVINAAMDAVSGDDKKLEARDAKMEELEGKIAEETGNRVQLVTFFNGGKYSAYVFKRYDDVRLVFSPELALGFFGGDDDNFTFPRYTLDCNFFRVYDENGKPLKTKHFYKWSANGPKEGELVFTVGNPGSTSRLSTTAQLEFNRDIQFPWISGLLDDYVDVLKTYIAQRPEKKDEMINQVFSMANGQKAYKGQLEGLRNDVLMQRRKDFDAKFRANVEKNPTLKAKYGHLWNEIAANREKVRAVAPDLLGLRFEVLGAPEFLGQSLSLVRLLDELDKPEADRGKNYKGDALKLTMRALGKRKTPDMLMEKLTLTKKLAGMQRWLGKDDPLVQYALKGQTPEQAAERLLRESVLADSVRFAAFAEGMPESIRNSDDPFIVIARMASPRRATAQKVSAEVSAQDEVNNALLGRALFEIYGTSIPPDATFTLRISDGVVEGYEYNGTKAPAFTTYYGMYDRHYSFPTDEQWALPERWKKPSPEFNLNTPLNFVSTNDIIGGNSGSPLINRNKEVVGLAFDGNIESLPGEFIFAPELGNRTVSVHSAGMIEAIHHIYKLERLSNELRQGRIAN; via the coding sequence ATGCGATTACCGGTACAAAAAGGAATCCTGTTGATTCTGGCCGTCACTTTTCTCGTCGGTTGCGGCGGCTCACAGGAACTCACACCGTACGAGAAACAGAAACAGGAAGCGCTTTCCAGTATCGAAGCCGGCCGTTTCGACAACGGCCGTATGTGGACCTTCGATTACCCTCCCATGCAGTATTTCAGGGAACAGTACAATTTCACCCCCGACCAGCAATGGATGGACGATGTGCGCATGTCCGCCCTCCGCTTCGCGACCTACTGTTCCGCATCCTTTGTCAGTGAGGATGGTCTGGTCATGACCAACCACCATTGTGGCCGTGAAGCGGTGACTTCCGCGACGCAGCCGGGCGAGGACCTGAGCAAAAATGGTTTCATCGCGCAGACGCTCGCCGATGAACGCAAGGTGGAGGACCTTTTCGTCGAGCAGCTCGTGGAAATCCGCGACGTCACGGATGTGATCAATGCCGCGATGGATGCGGTGAGCGGTGACGATAAGAAGCTTGAAGCGCGCGACGCCAAGATGGAGGAACTCGAAGGGAAGATCGCGGAAGAAACAGGCAACCGTGTACAGCTGGTGACCTTCTTCAACGGGGGCAAATACTCCGCCTATGTGTTCAAGCGTTACGACGATGTGCGACTGGTGTTCTCGCCAGAACTGGCCTTGGGCTTTTTCGGCGGTGACGACGACAATTTCACCTTCCCGCGCTACACGCTGGATTGCAATTTCTTCCGCGTATATGATGAGAACGGCAAACCACTCAAGACGAAGCACTTCTACAAGTGGAGCGCAAACGGGCCGAAGGAAGGGGAACTCGTGTTCACCGTCGGTAATCCGGGCAGCACAAGCCGACTCAGCACGACGGCACAGCTGGAGTTCAACCGCGACATTCAGTTCCCCTGGATATCCGGTCTCCTCGACGACTATGTAGACGTGTTGAAAACCTACATCGCGCAGCGTCCCGAGAAGAAGGACGAAATGATCAATCAGGTGTTCAGCATGGCTAACGGGCAAAAGGCCTACAAGGGGCAGCTCGAAGGTCTCCGCAATGACGTGCTGATGCAGCGCCGCAAGGACTTTGACGCGAAATTCCGGGCCAATGTCGAAAAAAATCCGACACTCAAGGCTAAATACGGACATCTCTGGAACGAGATTGCCGCGAACCGCGAAAAGGTCCGCGCCGTCGCGCCTGACTTGCTCGGCCTGCGTTTCGAGGTACTGGGAGCCCCCGAGTTTCTGGGACAATCGTTGAGCCTTGTGCGTCTGCTCGACGAGCTGGACAAGCCCGAAGCCGACCGCGGCAAGAATTACAAGGGCGATGCGCTGAAACTCACCATGCGCGCACTCGGTAAGCGTAAGACGCCCGACATGCTGATGGAAAAACTTACCCTCACGAAAAAGCTGGCCGGTATGCAGCGCTGGCTGGGGAAGGATGATCCGCTCGTGCAATATGCGTTGAAGGGGCAAACACCCGAGCAGGCCGCCGAGCGTCTTCTTCGCGAGTCCGTGCTCGCGGATTCTGTCCGCTTTGCTGCTTTCGCGGAAGGCATGCCGGAGTCAATCCGCAACTCCGATGATCCCTTCATCGTGATCGCGCGTATGGCCTCACCGCGCCGCGCGACGGCGCAAAAAGTATCCGCTGAAGTGAGTGCCCAGGACGAAGTGAACAACGCCTTGCTCGGTCGCGCCTTGTTCGAGATTTACGGCACCTCCATCCCGCCGGATGCGACGTTCACGCTGCGCATTTCCGACGGCGTTGTGGAGGGCTACGAATACAATGGCACAAAGGCGCCGGCGTTCACGACCTATTACGGTATGTATGACCGGCATTACTCCTTCCCGACCGACGAGCAGTGGGCGCTGCCCGAACGCTGGAAAAAACCCTCCCCGGAATTCAACCTCAACACACCGCTGAATTTTGTGTCCACCAACGACATCATCGGCGGCAATTCCGGCAGTCCGCTCATCAACCGGAACAAGGAAGTCGTCGGTCTTGCATTCGATGGCAACATCGAAAGTCTGCCCGGTGAATTCATTTTCGCACCAGAACTCGGTAACCGTACCGTCAGCGTGCACTCGGCCGGAATGATCGAGGCGATTCACCACATCTATAAACTTGAACGTCTCTCCAACGAATTGCGCCAGGGCCGCATCGCGAACTGA